GTGAGAAAAATCGGCAGAGACGTTTAAATCGAGCCCAGATTCAAGCGGTTGGTAATTCTCTGGAGGATCTGAATGAGGGTGATCATGTAGTACATCTAGACTATGGGATTGGACGGTACATGGGTTTGACTAAGATCCCAGTTGGTACATCTGATTCTGATTTTATGGTCCTGGAATATGCTCGAAATGAGAAAGTGTATGTTCCTGTCCAGAAATTTCATCTTGTTCAGAAGTACGTCAACGCAGATGGTCAGTCTCCTAAATTAAACAAACTTGGAGACAAATCATGGACAAAGACGCGCAGCAAGGTTGCGAAAGCTGTAGAAGATATTGCAGAGGAATTAACCGAAATCTACGCTGCTCGTAAAGCTAGAAAGGGGTTCTCTTTTCCAAAAGATGACTCTGAAATGCAAGAATTTGAATTGAGCTTCCCCTATGAAGAAACTCCTGATCAGAATGAAGTCATTGGCCATGTGAAGTCAGATATGGAATCTGAAATGCCAATGGATCGCCTGATCTGTGGAGATGTTGGCTTTGGCAAGACCGAAGTTGCGATGAGAGCAGCTTTCAAAGCAGTTTCTGCTGGAAAGCAAGTAGCCATATTAGTCCCGACGACAATTTTAGCCCAACAACATCATGTCTCTTTCTCAAAAAGATTCGAATCCTCAGCTGCTAAAGTTGAGGTGATCAGCCGATTTAGAAGCCTCGGTGAGCAGAAGGAGGTACTGCGGGGACTTCGTGATGGAAAGGTAGATATTTTAATTGGTACTCACCGATTACTTTCTAAAGATGTAGAGTTCAGAGATTTGGGATTGTTGGTTGTCGATGAAGAACAACGTTTTGGAGTTAAGCACAAGGAGAGGATCAAGCAGTTTAGGGCTGAAGTGGATGTGTTGACCATGTCTGCAACACCGATCCCCAGAACTCTTCATATGTCTTTGACGGGTATAAGAGATCTGAGCATCATCAATACAGCTCCAGCTGATCGAATGGCCGTGCGTACTAGACTACTGAAATCCAACGATTATATTATTCAGGAAGCAGTTAGCAGGGAGATTCGCCGAGGCGGCCAGGTTTATGTTGTCCATAATCGAGTGGAGTCAATCTTTCAGTATGGGAACTACTTAAAGGATATCCTACCCAATGTTCGTATTGGTGTTGGTCACGGACAAATGGGAGAAAGTCAACTGGAACGCTTGATGCTCGACTTTATGGACGGCCAGTACGACGTATTGGTTGCTACGACAATCATTGAGTCTGGTCTTGATATTCCCAAAGCAAATACAATCATCATCAATAATGCGGATCAATTTGGGCTGTCCCAACTTTACCAGCTCCGTGGAAGAGTAGGACGGAGTAACTTACAGGCTTATGCATATTTACTTGTTCCGCAGGAGAAAATACTATCCAACGTGGCTCAAGAGAGATTGAAGGTTCTACAGGAACTCAATGATTTGGGAGCTGGTTTCAAGGTGGCTTCGAGAGATTTGGAACTTAGGGGTGCAGGTAATTTACTCGGATCAGAGCAATCTGGCAACATTGCAAGCGTTGGGCTTGAACTTTACACGCAGATGATTGATCGAGCCGTGAGAAGAATTGAGCAAGCAGCCCTCGTTTCTCTAGAGGAAATGAAAGTACAGATTGGCTTTTTGGAGGAAAAAATCCCCGAAAACTATATCAAAAGCACTAGTCAGCGACTAGCACTCTATAAACATTTGTCTTCGATTCAAGAGATAGATCAATTGTGGGAACTCAGGGCAGGCATTGAAAACCGATTTGGGACCATTCCTGAATCGGTTGTCAATCTTTTCAAGGAAGCGCAAGTACGTTGCTGGGGACAGCGTTTTGGAGTGCCAGCAATTGAGTACAAGCAAAACAAACTTACGTTACAATTACTACCCACCACAAGAATGAAACATGATGCCTTGATAGAATGGCTGAGTGAGCCAAATTCCCCTCTAAGATTTCATCCAGAAACTACTTTAGAAATGTTGCAGGTTCCTCAATCAATGGATGGAATTCTTGCAGGTCTTAAAAGGTTCCAAAGGATTTTTCCTGAAGCAGAAACCCATGTTTGATTGGCGGGAGTTATTACTTCGAAACCAGAATCAACCAGCACAAACTGACCGAACTACCCTCAAATTGTTGGAGGAACAACTCCTTCATTTGCTACCTCCCATAGTGAATGCTCTGAATGCAACCAACATTTTGCCTCTTCAGCCTACTTGGTCCAAAAACGAGATTGCTCAGAAATTCAAAAAAATATTGGAGGAGGTGGAACAAAGATATTTAGTGGCTTGGGATCATGTCAGAAATGCCCAGATCCAAAAACTTGAAGCTGACTATCAGACTTGGTACCTGGCACAACTCCGTTCAGATAAATCTCTTTACAGCAACTATTGCCAGTGGCAGGAATTGCTAATTCAGCAGCATTCTCAGGGTTGGTCTTACTGGATTCTACACGGCTTGAAAGAACATCCATTTCTTGCCAGGGAATTGAAGAGGGGGCAATCCTTGGCACCAGAGACAGAACTCTTGTTAGCAGAATTTTTTCGGTGTGCAAAGCCTTTGCTCCAAATAGACACTGATACTGTTCTGAAGGAGTTTTATAGTTTCCAGGCTGCATTTACTCAGCAGACGCCGTTCCTACCTCGTCTATTCCAAGAAATCTCAGATGAGTCAGAAAAAGAAATTTTTGAAGAATTAGAAGACAATGAATTTGTTGAGGCGGCTAGGATTTTTTGGAACATCGTATTTGTCGGGAAGTAAAGTTCTTCTTTTGTTGAACAATGAGAA
This region of SAR324 cluster bacterium genomic DNA includes:
- the mfd gene encoding transcription-repair coupling factor, translated to MNSSPQKAVRQLIRESRCTNWYGLRGTSKTMLLSEVIRQLSSMMVIITESYEKAEQLQENLEWFLGQEGIRLFPQWDTLPYDNFSPHGELVGKRLSTLEALLFGEVRCLITTPQALMQKLMPREEFIQARRLLEVGDLISMESLLRTLPELGYVQVDRVEETGEFSTHGEMIDLFLAEIEKPLRLGWRQNRLYTIQHFQIDNQLTDTAELESVTILPVKEVLYSEKHRQFARQQLTKYRDQVAESLRQHMRKRLQDAEFFPGMESLIPLFYEGLDTLLDYLPKDAYIVLDEASKTAERAKHFYDEVFMEYEMSVQQCNLTVPPDTMYLDHRQFLADMERRVRLRCFHQRKNEDDESFVGPSTLFNTIDNRGLRQGFEKAGAVSAVGHVINLLQEWRSQGAPIFLNAKTQTAADHFRQLLGDLGIEAMAPNGELNSKTFPWLQWMESNNEQVNHRGALPIFVGSLSGGFRWIDDSSKPSFALLTEEEIFGEKNRQRRLNRAQIQAVGNSLEDLNEGDHVVHLDYGIGRYMGLTKIPVGTSDSDFMVLEYARNEKVYVPVQKFHLVQKYVNADGQSPKLNKLGDKSWTKTRSKVAKAVEDIAEELTEIYAARKARKGFSFPKDDSEMQEFELSFPYEETPDQNEVIGHVKSDMESEMPMDRLICGDVGFGKTEVAMRAAFKAVSAGKQVAILVPTTILAQQHHVSFSKRFESSAAKVEVISRFRSLGEQKEVLRGLRDGKVDILIGTHRLLSKDVEFRDLGLLVVDEEQRFGVKHKERIKQFRAEVDVLTMSATPIPRTLHMSLTGIRDLSIINTAPADRMAVRTRLLKSNDYIIQEAVSREIRRGGQVYVVHNRVESIFQYGNYLKDILPNVRIGVGHGQMGESQLERLMLDFMDGQYDVLVATTIIESGLDIPKANTIIINNADQFGLSQLYQLRGRVGRSNLQAYAYLLVPQEKILSNVAQERLKVLQELNDLGAGFKVASRDLELRGAGNLLGSEQSGNIASVGLELYTQMIDRAVRRIEQAALVSLEEMKVQIGFLEEKIPENYIKSTSQRLALYKHLSSIQEIDQLWELRAGIENRFGTIPESVVNLFKEAQVRCWGQRFGVPAIEYKQNKLTLQLLPTTRMKHDALIEWLSEPNSPLRFHPETTLEMLQVPQSMDGILAGLKRFQRIFPEAETHV